CCTTGTCCCCTTCCAGGTCGGCGGCCGTGACCTCAAACCAGTCCTCGTCCTTCAGGTCCCTGCACACGTTGGGAGTCTTGCCGGACTGCTTCAGGGCGGGCATGTCGGCCAAATAGGTGACGGCAATGTTGTTGCCCTCGTAGTAGCGGTCGTTGTGGGTAGCCACGGCGTGCTCGAAGAGGGTCTTCCTGAATTTTTCGGGATCTGTGATCTGCAGATACCCGCTCCGGGCCACCTGCTGCCGGGTCTCCTCGTCCGCCAGATACCAGCCGGTCTGGAAGAAGAGGAGCTCGTTATACACTCTGTCCCTATACTCCTTTTGGCCGCTGACCTTCGACAGGGCCATGGTGAACAGGCGGAAGCACTCGGTCATCTCCTCCGCGCTCATCCAGCTCACGTCGTTCATGTAGGTGGACAGGAAGATATGCTTGTCCCTGATGATCTTCTCGCAGTAGCAGATCAGGTCGTAGAGGTCCTTCCAGGCGGGCCCGTAGTAGTTCTGCATGAACTCTCTGATGAGGGCGTCGTCATCCACCGAGGAGTCCCACAGCAGATGGGCCATGAGATACTGCTTCACCACGTTGAAGGCCACCGCCCGGTTGAAGGAGTCTCCCTGCTCAAACACGGCGCTGACCTTGTGCCGGACAAAGGTCTCCACGTCCGGCTTCAGGCTGTGGAAGTTCGGGTGGATGATGTAGTAGTTGAAAAAGTTCACCGTGTAGTTCCAGATGAAGAGATGCTTCGCTATCCGGCTCCAGTCCTCCAGGCTCTTATAAAAATCCCCGTTCACGGTCTGGTGGTCCACGTAGGGGAACAGGCGGCTGTTTTCCATCAGCTTGTAGGGCCTGTTTTTGCTCCGGTCCCTGATGGGCTCCCCGAAGTCGTTCTCTATGTCGCAGATACGGATGATGACGTTGTCCCGGGGCACTATATTGGTGGGCGCCGGCACGGTGTACTGATAGGCAAAGGTCTCCAGGAGCACGTCGGGGTATTTGTCCCTGACCTTGTCGGAGATATAATTGAGGGCGTTGATGAGCATACCCGACTCCGCTCCGAACTCCTTGACCATAGCCTGACATTTTTCGCACTGGCAAGGGGAGGAATTGTCGTTCTGGGTGATGGAGATCATCCGGGGGTCATCCCGCTTGTCCAGCTCTATGAGCACGTTCTCCGCCAGCTTGTCCAGCACCTCCGGATTGGAGAGGCAGGGCTGATAGGGATATCTCTTGCCGCCATGCTCCGAATACCATTCCGGGTGCTCGGCGAAATATTTGCTCTCCGGCAGCAGCATATGCCCGAAGGTGTGGCCTCCTCCTATGAGTTCGCAGTGGCCGCCCCACTCCTCGGGAATGGCAGAATTGTAGTGTCCGTTGAGCCTGAGCTTGACAGCCAGCTTGTAGTCCGCGTGGTTGGGCTCGTAATACACCTCTCTGGAAAACATGGGCGGCGTGTAAATATACTCCGTCCTTCCGGACAGGGAGACGGTCTTCTTTTGGGGCACGATCTCCGCTTCATAGGTCAGATAGCGGACCCCCAGATACCTTTCCAGAAACTCATACACGGCGTAGAGGGTGCCCCGGGGGCGGTCCCCCGCCAGTACCAGGCCGCCGGGCACCGCTTTGATCACCACTCCGTCCGAAACGAGAGAAGCCCAGTCAAAGCCCGGCAGGACCGTTTTGGTGACTTCGGTCTGCCCTACGTAAATATTCGTCTTATCCCGGGAAGGCTCGGACACGGTCTCAAGGCGGGCGCCGGAGATCTTCTCCATATAATCCGCCAGCTCCGCCGCCGCGTTTACTTCGGGGGCGGAGGCGTCCCCGCCCAACACTATCACAGCCGCGGGCAGTCCGTCCCGGACCAGGTCCATGGCCCATGCGCCGCAGCCCGTAAGCAGGGCGCACATAACCAAAAGCAAATACTTCATACTAACTCCTTGCTGCAATATATTACCCGGCAAACCGCGGGTCTGCCGTTTATTTCTCAAAAATGATGAACACCCGGTCAAAATAGATGCCGTCGCCCAGCTCAGGGTCCGGCTGGGTGTAGAAATAGAGGCATGGGGTCTTCATGCCGCCTATGCCGCATTCGCCCATATCCACGGTGGCATATTCCCCGGGGAGCTCCCGGCCCTTGAGCACCTTGTCCAGACGGTAGCCGCTGTCCCAGATGAGGGAGTGGAGGGCGATCTTGTCGTCGGAGGCAGCCTGCCGGCCCCTGGTCCTGACCACGCCGTATATGCGCATTTTGGTATAGCCCGCCTGCTCCTTGGCCCTGATCTCCCTGCCCAGCACCCGCCTTACGGCCCACTGAACAGAATTGGTGGCCAGCACGGCGCAGGTGCCGGTGACCGTGTCCGGGTCCCTCACAAGCCGGGCCCAGCCGTTGTCCGTGGCAATATCCATCTGATCCGCCGTTATCTCCAGCCAACTGTCGTCCTCCAGGCCCCGGCACTCCTCGGGCACGTTCCCCGACTTCACCAGGGGAGTATATGGAGCAAACTGGGTGCCGTCCAGAGGCATGCCCTCGGAGTAGCGGCGGTTGTCCGTGGCCATGGCGTGGCGGAACAGCTCCTTCTCGAAGCTTTCGGGGTCGGTGATCTGCAGCCAGCCGCTTTCTGCCACCTGCCGCCGGGTCTCTTCATCCGCCAGATACCAGCCGGTCTGGAAGAATATGAGCTCGTTATACACTCTGTCCCTGTATTCCTTTTGGGCGCTGACCTTCGATAGAGCCATGGTGAACAGGCGGAAGCACTCGGTCATCTCCTCCGCGCTCATCCAGCTCACGTCGTTCATGTAGGTGGACAGGAATATATGCTTGTCCCTGATGATCTTTTCGCAGTAGCATATGAGGTCGTAGAGCTCCTTCCAGGCGGGGCCGTAGTAGTTCTGCATGAACTCCCTGATGACTGCGTCGTCATCCACCGAAGGATCCCACAGCAGACGGGCCATGAGATACTGCTTCACCACGTTGAAGGCCACGGAACGGTTGAAGGTGTCTCCCTGCTCGAAAATGGCGCTGGCCCGGTGCTGCACAAAGGTCTCCACGTCCGGCTTCAGACAGTGAAAATTGGGGTGGATGATATAGGAGTTGTTGAAGTTCACCGTATAGTTCCAGATAAAGAGGTTTTTGGCCAATTTGCTCCAGGCTTCCAGGTTCTTGTAGTAGTCCCCGTTCACGGTCTGCTGGTCCGCGTAGCCGAATATGCGGCAGTTCTCCATGACCTTGTAGGGCCTGTTTTTGCTCCTTTCTCTGATGGGCTCCCCGAAGTTGTTCTCTATGTCGCATATGCGGACGATGACGTTGTCCCGGGGCGTTATGTTGGTGGGAGCAGGCACCGTGTACTGATAGGCAAAGGTCTCCAGGAGCACGTCGGGATACTTGTCCTTGACGACGTCGGAGATATAGTTCAGGGCGTTGATGAGCATCCCCGACTCCGCGCCGAACTCCCTGACCATTGCCTGACATTTTTCGCACTGACAGGGGGCGTCGTTGTCGTTCTGGGTCACGGAGATCATCATGGGGTCCTGCCGCTTGTCCAGCTCCAGGAGCACGTTCTCCGCCAGCTTGTCCAGCACCTCCGGGTTGGAGAGGCAGGGCTGGGTGGGGACCCTTTTGCCGTCCCTGAGAGCGTACCACTCGGGGTGCTCTTCAAAGTATCTGCCCGCAGGCAGCAGCATGCCTTCGAAGGTGTGGGCAAAGCCTATGAGCTCGCAGCGGCCGCCCCACTCCTCCGGTATGGCGGAGTTGTAATGGCCGTTGAGCCTGAGCTTCACCGCCAGCTTGAAGTCCTTGTGGTTGGGCTCGTAATACACCTCCCGGGAAAACAGGGGAGGCGTGTGTATGTATTCGGCGCTGTCGGGGACGGAGATATCCGCGGCTTTGGGCACTATCTCCGCGTCTATGGTCAGAAACCGCACTCCCCGGTACCGCTCCAGAAACTCGTACACCGCGTAGAGGGTCCCCCGGGGCCGGTCTCCCGCCAGCACCAGCGCTCCCGGCGCGGCCTTGATGACTATGCCGTCGTTTTTCAGCCGGTCCCAGTCAAAGCCAGGCAGCAGCGACCGGGTGACCTCCGTCTGTCCCACGCAGATATTGGTCTTGTCTGCGGAAAGAGCCGACACGGTCTCCGGGCGGGCGCCCGATATCTTTTCTATATAGTCCGCCAGCTCAGCGGCGGCGTTCCGCTCGGGCTCCGTGGCGTCGTCCCCCACTACTATCACCGAGACGGCCCTGCCGTCCCTGACTATATCCAGGGCAAAAGCGCTCACGGTCAGCAACAGACACGCGCACAGAGCAAAAAACTTCATCAGATACATATATGGTCTTCCCTTAGCAATTTTTCTATTTTCATAATAGCATAATATCGGACCGTTCATCAACAAACGGGAGCCGGTTTTTCCCGGCTGGCCCCATCTTTGCCCCGGGATATGCTATAATAGACGTGAAATACTTATTCTGGAGATCGGCATGCTGTACAAACTCCTTATCGGACTGACACTCTTGTTTGGCTTTTCCGCGTCGCTGCAGGCCACGGTATTCGTGTATTCCCACAGGCCGAACGGCTTTTTGACCGAGGCCGTCAGGCAGGCCTTCCCGGGCATGACAGTCACGGAGATATCCGGCGACGGGCTCACGGAGCTGAAGGGCTCCGGAGACGACATACTGGCGGTGATAGACTCCCAATACTTCCCCAAGGCCGCCCTGCCCGCCTTTGAGACCTTTGTAGCCGAGGGCAATCACTATCTGGGTCTGTGCGGCCTGCCCTTCACCGACCTGCTGCAAAAGGCCGGCGGCAATTGGCTCACCGGAGAAGAAATGAACCGGGAGGCGGCCTCCCTTTCCACAGGCGTCCTCGCTCCCCTGTCCACCCTGAAGACCGAGGACTTCACACTCAATTCGTCAGCGGGGACCCCCGCCGTGACACTGGAGCCGGAAAACGGCATGCTGCACATCCGGGCTCCCCGGGCGGAGGAATGGCAGACCTACACTCTGAAGAGCCTGAACGAGACGGACGTGAATGACGATTCGTATATCACCTTTTCGGCCAAAGGGAGCCTGCGCTCTCCCGCAGTGTGGATATTCCTGCAGGAAAAAGACGGCTCCCGCTGGAACAAAAAGGTGGACCTCACAGGCGAAGTCCGCCGCTACGCTTTCAGAGCCTCCGACTTTACCTACTGGCAGGACTCCCGGTCCAGCGGCAGGGGTCTGGACGGCGACAGTCTCCATCTGTCGCAGCTGGACCTGGCGGAAATATCCATCATGGCGGCTCCCAGAGGCGAGGGCGTAGCCCTCATGGACACGGTCATAGGAGACCCGGTGGACATATATATCGGCGACCTGGGCTACTACCGGCCGGAATCGGCGCCCACCGAGGGGACCGCGCCCGACATGCACTGCATATACCCCGCCTACGAAATGCACGAGACCGAAGGCAGCAGCCTTACTCTCCTTACGGGAGACGCCTATGAGGGCCGGGGCCATATCACCAGCCCTCTCTGGCGCAATCGGGGCTACGGCACCGGCTACAAGGGCCCCTTCAGACAGGTCCCCCTGTCGGTGCTTTACGACGGCGGGGAGATGAGAGGCGTCGCCGCCGAGGCCGTGTACACCTATGACGGCAGCAGGAACAACGTATATGCCTATATAGGCAGCGACCCGGACTATCTGGAAGCCCATCCCGACTACACCCGGGCCGTCCTTAAGGCGGCTGCGGAGAGGCTCACGGGAGCGCCCTTCATTGTCTGCGGCGGCCTGGCGGACTTTTCGGTGCTGCCGGGAGAAAAGCCGGAGCCGGGGATGACTGTCCGCAGCGCCGCCGACTGCGTCTGCAGAGCCGAGCTGCTGATCCTGGACGAACGGGGACGCGAGGTATTTGCCAGGACCCGTCAGGCGGAGCTGAAGGCCGGACAGGACCTGTCCTTTAAGGAGACGGCCCCTGCCCTCAGGAAAGGCTTTTTCACCGCCGTCTGCCGGCTCTGTGATGCCGACGGCAGGCTGCTGGACCGGCTGGAGATGCCTTTTTCCGTGTATGCTCCGGAAAAAAGGACCGCTTTCAACTCCGTGACCCAGCATGACGGAGATTTTTGGCTGAAGGGCAAGAAATGGGTCCCCTACGGCATCAACTACTGGCCCTCCTATGCGGTGGGACTGCCGGTCCATGAGTTCTTTGACCTCACCTGGCAGCACCCCTGGCAGTACGATCCCGTCATCATAGAGAGGGACTTTGATCTGCTCGACAAGATGGGCATCAACTGCATCAGCTTCGGCCTCAACCACGGCGGCCCCATGCGGGACGTGGCCATGAGGGCGGAAAAGCACGGCATCAAGCTGCATATAGCCACCGGCGGCACCCACCCCTGCGGTCTCAACTTTGACACCATCAGGGACACCGTGGGCGCCTTCGACATAGCCAAGTCCAGCGCCGTGTTTTCCTACGACCTGGGTTGGTAAGTCCACGTGGGCGGCTACGAGGTCCGCCGCCGCTACAACGAAAAATGGACCCGGTGGATAGAGGACAATTACGGCTCCCTTGAGAACGCCTTTGACGACTGGAACTACACTCCTCCCGCCGACCTGACCGATCCGTCCCTCGTTGACGGTCCCACCGATGAACAGATAACGGACAGCGTCCCCATATCTATTGCCTACATAGCCGCCTACAGGCGCTTTATGGACGAAGTGATCAGCAAGGGCTATCAGTACTC
The nucleotide sequence above comes from Abditibacteriota bacterium. Encoded proteins:
- a CDS encoding DUF4838 domain-containing protein, which codes for MKYLLLVMCALLTGCGAWAMDLVRDGLPAAVIVLGGDASAPEVNAAAELADYMEKISGARLETVSEPSRDKTNIYVGQTEVTKTVLPGFDWASLVSDGVVIKAVPGGLVLAGDRPRGTLYAVYEFLERYLGVRYLTYEAEIVPQKKTVSLSGRTEYIYTPPMFSREVYYEPNHADYKLAVKLRLNGHYNSAIPEEWGGHCELIGGGHTFGHMLLPESKYFAEHPEWYSEHGGKRYPYQPCLSNPEVLDKLAENVLIELDKRDDPRMISITQNDNSSPCQCEKCQAMVKEFGAESGMLINALNYISDKVRDKYPDVLLETFAYQYTVPAPTNIVPRDNVIIRICDIENDFGEPIRDRSKNRPYKLMENSRLFPYVDHQTVNGDFYKSLEDWSRIAKHLFIWNYTVNFFNYYIIHPNFHSLKPDVETFVRHKVSAVFEQGDSFNRAVAFNVVKQYLMAHLLWDSSVDDDALIREFMQNYYGPAWKDLYDLICYCEKIIRDKHIFLSTYMNDVSWMSAEEMTECFRLFTMALSKVSGQKEYRDRVYNELLFFQTGWYLADEETRQQVARSGYLQITDPEKFRKTLFEHAVATHNDRYYEGNNIAVTYLADMPALKQSGKTPNVCRDLKDEDWFEVTAADLEGDKAGVISRLVTDGTASAGSAAVIAAPAGDPSERMGKEAFRKRIPKELLAKYKEGYRKMHVYAVARTGASGDGDLPAFDYLLLDNGVRMGKTVTLGELSEEWQTVELTESVLWFPFAACVYVDSMAAPGDVYIDRLIFTFEKPETKR
- a CDS encoding DUF4838 domain-containing protein, translating into MKFFALCACLLLTVSAFALDIVRDGRAVSVIVVGDDATEPERNAAAELADYIEKISGARPETVSALSADKTNICVGQTEVTRSLLPGFDWDRLKNDGIVIKAAPGALVLAGDRPRGTLYAVYEFLERYRGVRFLTIDAEIVPKAADISVPDSAEYIHTPPLFSREVYYEPNHKDFKLAVKLRLNGHYNSAIPEEWGGRCELIGFAHTFEGMLLPAGRYFEEHPEWYALRDGKRVPTQPCLSNPEVLDKLAENVLLELDKRQDPMMISVTQNDNDAPCQCEKCQAMVREFGAESGMLINALNYISDVVKDKYPDVLLETFAYQYTVPAPTNITPRDNVIVRICDIENNFGEPIRERSKNRPYKVMENCRIFGYADQQTVNGDYYKNLEAWSKLAKNLFIWNYTVNFNNSYIIHPNFHCLKPDVETFVQHRASAIFEQGDTFNRSVAFNVVKQYLMARLLWDPSVDDDAVIREFMQNYYGPAWKELYDLICYCEKIIRDKHIFLSTYMNDVSWMSAEEMTECFRLFTMALSKVSAQKEYRDRVYNELIFFQTGWYLADEETRRQVAESGWLQITDPESFEKELFRHAMATDNRRYSEGMPLDGTQFAPYTPLVKSGNVPEECRGLEDDSWLEITADQMDIATDNGWARLVRDPDTVTGTCAVLATNSVQWAVRRVLGREIRAKEQAGYTKMRIYGVVRTRGRQAASDDKIALHSLIWDSGYRLDKVLKGRELPGEYATVDMGECGIGGMKTPCLYFYTQPDPELGDGIYFDRVFIIFEK